A single Thermoanaerobacterium sp. RBIITD DNA region contains:
- a CDS encoding TraR/DksA C4-type zinc finger protein yields MNNEKLEYFRQKLIKERDNILNILNEMDDNDGTGRMAEREYYQELSLADNHPADIGSEVYEIEKNYALKDNEQHVLRQIDDALERMQTGQFGNCNHCHKEIELDRLEAIPYASLCSECAKNNDLKLSDLRYSRSNEERSIKYPFGWGYMDSKDENQFDAEDAYQAVARYNKTKAGIDNYDDDYDDYNSGYVEETDKLSNEDYKKTIE; encoded by the coding sequence ATGAATAACGAAAAATTAGAGTATTTTCGTCAGAAACTGATTAAGGAAAGAGATAATATTTTGAATATATTAAATGAAATGGATGATAATGATGGTACAGGCAGAATGGCAGAAAGAGAGTACTATCAAGAACTTTCATTAGCTGACAATCATCCAGCAGATATTGGATCGGAAGTTTATGAAATAGAAAAAAACTACGCATTAAAAGATAATGAACAGCATGTATTAAGGCAGATTGACGATGCACTTGAAAGAATGCAAACGGGGCAATTTGGTAACTGTAACCATTGTCATAAAGAGATAGAATTAGACAGACTCGAGGCAATACCTTATGCATCTTTATGCTCAGAATGTGCTAAAAATAATGACCTAAAATTAAGTGATCTTAGATATTCAAGGTCAAATGAGGAAAGGTCGATAAAATATCCCTTTGGGTGGGGATATATGGACTCAAAGGATGAAAATCAGTTTGATGCAGAAGATGCATATCAAGCTGTTGCAAGATATAATAAAACAAAAGCAGGTATTGATAACTATGATGATGACTATGACGATTATAATTCGGGTTATGTAGAAGAAACCGATAAATTAAGTAATGAAGACTATAAAAAAACAATAGAATAA
- a CDS encoding glycosyltransferase family 2 protein: MILHKLLLITGIALQIYLLFFGFYYFYIGLFGIGKAPRRKKCKPKNRFLILIPAHNEEKVIGPLVKNLLCLDYPKKLYDIVVIDDNCTDKTKNVCEKLGAIVLEHKSKPGEIKGKPYAIRYALNVISDYDTKYDAVCIFDADNLVSLNYLEEMNNHLIAGDKLIQCYLDVKNPTDNLVSMSYANAYYYTNRSWQMAKEKLGLGVAIGGTGFCVATDILKKIGWTATSLTEDLEFQMQCLLINIPAHWCHYAKIFDEKPTNFIASLIQRLRWARGHWNVCFKYAPKLFLKGIIAIDGTIYSLNPFNTILGLVGIIYIPLIKEVNLIPDTVWILLLVMQFLYMIYSILMYTDKPFKKILGLLTVFLYSYSFLPLYIWALITKDNKNWNCTKHTRSLQFNQLHS, translated from the coding sequence ATGATTTTGCATAAGTTATTATTAATAACTGGAATAGCTCTACAAATCTATTTATTGTTTTTTGGATTCTATTATTTTTATATTGGTCTTTTCGGGATTGGTAAAGCTCCAAGAAGAAAAAAATGCAAACCTAAAAATAGATTTCTAATACTTATTCCAGCACATAATGAAGAGAAGGTCATAGGCCCGCTTGTCAAAAATCTTCTGTGTCTTGATTATCCAAAAAAATTATATGATATTGTTGTCATAGACGATAATTGTACAGATAAGACTAAAAACGTATGTGAAAAGCTTGGAGCGATTGTTCTTGAACATAAAAGTAAGCCCGGAGAAATTAAAGGGAAGCCATATGCGATAAGATATGCTTTGAATGTTATATCAGATTATGATACCAAATATGATGCTGTTTGTATATTCGATGCTGATAACTTAGTTTCACTAAATTATTTAGAAGAAATGAATAACCATCTAATAGCAGGCGATAAATTAATACAATGCTATCTCGATGTCAAAAATCCTACTGATAATTTAGTCTCTATGTCATATGCAAATGCATATTATTATACAAATCGCTCTTGGCAGATGGCCAAAGAAAAGCTCGGATTAGGTGTTGCAATTGGTGGTACTGGTTTTTGCGTTGCAACAGATATTTTAAAAAAGATTGGGTGGACAGCGACTTCCTTGACAGAGGATTTGGAATTTCAAATGCAGTGTTTACTTATAAATATTCCAGCGCACTGGTGCCATTATGCGAAGATATTTGATGAGAAACCTACAAATTTTATTGCTTCGCTAATTCAGAGACTAAGATGGGCAAGAGGACATTGGAATGTATGCTTTAAATATGCACCAAAGTTATTTTTAAAGGGTATTATAGCCATTGATGGTACTATATATTCATTAAATCCATTTAATACAATATTAGGTCTCGTTGGTATTATTTATATACCACTTATAAAAGAAGTTAATTTGATTCCAGATACTGTATGGATATTGTTGCTTGTCATGCAATTCTTATACATGATATATTCAATACTAATGTATACAGATAAGCCATTTAAAAAGATACTTGGTCTCTTGACAGTTTTTCTATATAGCTACTCATTTTTACCTTTATATATATGGGCTCTTATTACAAAGGATAATAAAAATTGGAATTGTACAAAACACACAAGAAGTTTGCAATTTAACCAGTTACATAGTTAA